From the unidentified bacterial endosymbiont genome, one window contains:
- the dsbA gene encoding thiol:disulfide interchange protein DsbA, protein MKKIWLALAGMILAFSASAAQFTDGKQYTTLDKPVAGEPQVLEFFSFYCPHCYEFEQVLHVSDSVKKKLPEGTKMTKYHVEFLGPLGKDLTQAWAVAIALGVEDKITAPMFEAVQKTQTVQTTADIRKVFVDAGVKGEEYDAAWNSFVVKSLVAQQEKAAADLQLQGVPAMYVNGKYQLNMQGMDTSSMDIFVQQYADTVKYLVEKK, encoded by the coding sequence ATGAAAAAAATTTGGCTGGCGCTGGCAGGTATGATTCTGGCATTTAGCGCTTCTGCTGCTCAGTTCACCGATGGCAAGCAGTACACCACGCTTGATAAGCCAGTGGCCGGTGAGCCACAGGTTCTGGAGTTCTTCTCGTTCTATTGCCCGCACTGTTATGAGTTCGAGCAAGTGCTGCATGTCTCTGACAGCGTGAAGAAAAAGCTGCCGGAAGGCACTAAAATGACAAAGTACCACGTTGAGTTCCTGGGTCCATTGGGCAAAGACCTGACTCAGGCGTGGGCCGTAGCAATTGCGCTGGGCGTGGAAGATAAGATCACCGCCCCAATGTTTGAAGCCGTGCAGAAAACCCAGACCGTTCAGACCACTGCAGACATCCGTAAAGTATTTGTTGATGCCGGTGTGAAAGGCGAAGAGTACGATGCAGCATGGAACAGCTTTGTGGTGAAATCTTTGGTTGCACAGCAGGAAAAAGCCGCTGCTGACCTGCAGCTCCAGGGCGTTCCGGCAATGTATGTTAATGGCAAATATCAGCTGAACATGCAGGGGATGGACACCAGCAGCATGGATATCTTTGTACAGCAGTATGCAGACACCGTAAAATACCTGGTTGAGAAGAAATAA
- a CDS encoding serine/threonine protein kinase → MNDQAFTFQTLHPDTIMDALFEQGIRVDSGLTPLNSYENRVYQFQDEDRQRFVVKFYRPQRWSAEQIQEEHQFAHDLLDDDVPVAAPLKLNNQTLLQHEGFFYAVFPSLGGRQFEADNIDQMEWVARYLGRIHQTGRKKIFTARPSIGIQEYLFGPRQVFETSTLIPAGFKDKFLHATDKLIDAIKNCWHDDISALRLHGDCHAGNILWRDGPLFVDLDDARMGPAVQDLWMLLNGDKAEQRMQLETIIEAYEEYSPFNSDEIALIEPLRAMRFVYYLAWLIRRWADPAFPRNFPWLTAEDYWRNQISTFNEQVKVLQEPPLQLTPMY, encoded by the coding sequence ATGAACGACCAGGCTTTTACTTTCCAGACATTACACCCGGATACCATTATGGATGCGCTGTTCGAGCAGGGTATTCGGGTGGATTCCGGGTTAACCCCTTTAAACAGCTACGAAAACCGCGTTTATCAATTTCAGGATGAGGATCGACAGCGCTTCGTCGTAAAATTTTACCGTCCGCAGCGCTGGTCCGCAGAACAGATTCAGGAAGAGCATCAGTTTGCTCACGATCTCCTGGATGACGATGTTCCCGTTGCTGCGCCGCTAAAATTGAATAACCAAACGCTTCTGCAGCATGAAGGATTTTTCTACGCTGTATTTCCGAGTCTGGGTGGCCGACAGTTTGAAGCCGATAATATCGATCAAATGGAATGGGTTGCCCGCTATCTGGGGCGTATTCATCAAACGGGACGTAAAAAAATCTTCACTGCCCGCCCGAGTATCGGTATCCAGGAATATCTTTTTGGACCTCGTCAGGTATTTGAAACCTCAACGCTTATCCCTGCTGGATTCAAGGATAAGTTCCTCCACGCGACCGATAAACTTATCGATGCGATAAAAAACTGCTGGCACGATGATATTTCCGCGCTGCGTCTGCACGGCGATTGCCATGCGGGTAATATTCTTTGGCGTGATGGTCCACTGTTTGTTGATCTCGATGATGCGCGGATGGGGCCAGCCGTTCAGGATCTTTGGATGTTGCTTAATGGCGACAAAGCTGAGCAACGCATGCAACTTGAAACTATTATTGAAGCATATGAAGAATATAGTCCCTTTAATTCAGACGAAATTGCCTTGATAGAACCTTTACGTGCGATGCGTTTTGTTTATTATCTTGCCTGGTTAATCAGGCGTTGGGCTGACCCAGCATTTCCCCGAAATTTCCCGTGGCTTACCGCGGAGGATTACTGGCGCAACCAGATATCCACATTTAACGAGCAGGTTAAAGTTCTTCAGGAGCCGCCCCTGCAATTAACGCCGATGTATTAA
- a CDS encoding YihD family protein gives MKCKRLNEVIELLQPAWQKEPELNLMQFLQKLAKESGFDGELTDLSDDILIYHLKMRESAKDAVIPGIQKDYEDDFKTALLRARGVIKE, from the coding sequence ATGAAATGTAAACGTCTCAATGAAGTTATTGAACTCCTCCAGCCAGCCTGGCAAAAAGAGCCAGAGCTGAATCTGATGCAATTTTTACAGAAACTGGCGAAAGAGTCAGGTTTTGATGGTGAACTGACGGACCTTTCTGACGATATCCTGATCTATCACCTAAAAATGCGTGAATCTGCCAAAGATGCAGTAATTCCTGGGATCCAGAAGGATTATGAAGACGATTTTAAAACCGCATTACTGCGCGCGCGTGGCGTAATTAAAGAGTAA
- the mobA gene encoding molybdenum cofactor guanylyltransferase MobA — MNQCQEIIGVVLAGGRATRMGGKDKGLQLLRGKPLWLHVADTLKGQVTTITVSANRHIDIYKRSGFPVYQDNLAEFPGPLAGMLSVMQQSPGEWFLFCSCDTPFIPACLAERLVQQRGDAPVAWVHDGERDHPTIALIHRSLVSSLNDYLSAGERRVMVFMRQSGGHAIDFSDLKTAFVNVNTLEDLQTIQEKK, encoded by the coding sequence TTGAATCAATGCCAGGAGATTATCGGCGTCGTTTTAGCCGGTGGCAGAGCAACGCGTATGGGAGGAAAAGATAAGGGCTTGCAGCTTCTGCGAGGCAAGCCCTTATGGTTGCATGTCGCCGATACGCTCAAAGGTCAGGTTACGACAATAACGGTCAGCGCCAATCGTCATATCGATATTTATAAGCGCAGTGGGTTCCCCGTTTATCAGGATAACCTCGCGGAATTTCCAGGGCCGCTGGCCGGAATGCTGTCGGTTATGCAGCAGTCACCAGGAGAGTGGTTTCTTTTTTGTTCATGCGATACGCCGTTTATTCCAGCATGCCTGGCTGAACGCCTGGTGCAGCAGCGCGGAGACGCCCCCGTCGCCTGGGTGCACGACGGCGAACGTGACCATCCTACGATCGCATTGATTCACAGATCGTTAGTCTCCTCGCTGAACGATTATCTGTCAGCAGGCGAGCGAAGGGTGATGGTGTTTATGCGCCAGTCAGGCGGCCATGCCATAGATTTTAGCGATCTTAAGACGGCATTTGTGAACGTGAATACCCTTGAAGATTTGCAGACGATACAGGAAAAAAAATGA
- the mobB gene encoding molybdopterin-guanine dinucleotide biosynthesis protein MobB produces MTPILAISAWSGSGKTTLLKKLIPALCAKGIRPGLIKHTHHNMDVDKPGKDSFELRKAGATQTIVASHQRWALMTETPDEAPLDLSYLVSRMAHSTLDLVLVEGFKHEAVAKILLFRRDAGHDVSELTFDEYVIAVASDVELNLQVPVFDLNNVDKIADFIAGWCAS; encoded by the coding sequence ATGACGCCCATTCTGGCAATCTCTGCCTGGAGCGGTTCCGGGAAAACAACGCTGCTGAAAAAGTTGATACCTGCACTCTGTGCGAAAGGGATCCGCCCCGGCTTGATTAAGCATACCCACCACAATATGGATGTCGATAAACCCGGAAAAGATAGTTTTGAGCTACGTAAGGCCGGTGCGACACAAACAATAGTCGCCAGTCATCAGCGTTGGGCATTGATGACAGAGACGCCGGATGAAGCTCCTCTGGATCTCAGCTACCTGGTCAGCAGGATGGCTCATTCCACCCTTGACCTGGTGTTAGTTGAAGGGTTTAAGCATGAAGCTGTTGCAAAGATCCTGCTATTCAGAAGGGATGCCGGGCATGATGTCAGTGAGTTAACGTTTGATGAGTATGTGATTGCGGTGGCAAGTGATGTTGAGCTTAATCTGCAGGTTCCGGTATTTGATTTGAACAACGTTGATAAGATAGCGGATTTTATTGCAGGATGGTGTGCAAGTTGA